In Eupeodes corollae chromosome 3, idEupCoro1.1, whole genome shotgun sequence, a single genomic region encodes these proteins:
- the LOC129951434 gene encoding tetratricopeptide repeat protein 8, translating to MELEYIKAVSLYRRRSYENCIEVCNAILQKGHENNIPMFSNNDDDDTKSINSRSSSNLSSRETSDKKKQTTSIMPTWMMEGIWQLKMRALTQRIFVDDLEANDDISAENEEVEYERIATAARPGTSLKTAFVPRPGSSLMVGGMRPSTHLVSRPTSGIARPGTASARPGSSLAGRPSSRCGTARRVRVTSAAVFSLGDLTTALYQASRMNPTIYAERKNIIKALFQFLFYHEGEPSKALSLCEAVFDAQRQNVDWWWEQQRGRCLIALNHPKKAEAYLLRSLSILPHPDTYLLLSKMYQKLDQLEQALQLVCSATDKCSYDIALRTEKGRLYELMEKTEESVEVYRIIAKMNPINVEALASIAVNYFYDNNPEMALMYYRRILSMGAHNAELYCNIALCCLYGGQIDLVLPCFQRALMLATTPDQRSDIWYNLSFVGITTGDFNLARRCLRLCLTSDATNGAALNNLAVLSAHSGDLPKAKSYLSAAKEVLGDSMEIKSNLNYMEKHYKL from the exons ATGGAACTTGAATATATCAAAGCTGTTTCTTTGTATCGTCGAAGATCCTATGAAAATTGCATCGAAGTATGCAATGCCATACTTCAAAAGGGCCACGAAAATAATATTCCAATGTTTTCGAACAATGACGACGATGACACCAAAAGCATCAATAGCCGAAGTAGTAGCAACTTAAGTTCCAGAGAAACATCagacaagaaaaaacaaaccacTTCAATAATGCCCACCTGGATGATGGAAGGAATTTGGCAATTAAAAATGCGTGCCCTCACTCAGAGGATTTTTGTGGATGACCTGGAGGCAAACGATGATATCAGTGCAG AGAATGAGGAAGTTGAATATGAACGTATTGCAACGGCTGCCAGGCCAGGAACCTCACTCAAGACTGCATTTGTACCAAGACCAGGTAGCAGTTTAATGGTTGGTGGAATGCGACCATCAACGCATTTAGTATCGCGACCAACATCGGGCATA GCACGACCAGGAACGGCTTCAGCTCGTCCGGGTTCTTCGCTTGCTGGTCGTCCTTCATCGCGTTGTGGAACTGCAAGGCGAGTTCGTGTTACCTCAGCGGCTGTGTTTAGTTTAGGTGACCTTACAACTGCCTTATATCAAGCCTCCCGAATGAATCCGACCATTTATGCGGAACGAAAAAACATAATCAAAGCCCTATTTCAGTTCCTCTTCTATCATGAGGGTGAACCTTCAAAGGCTCTTAGTCTATGCGAGGCTGTTTTCGATGCGCAGAGGCAAAATGTCGATTGGTGGTGGGAACAACAACGAGGACGTTGTCTGATTGCTTTGAATCATCCCAAGAAGGCAGAGGCGTATCTGCTGCGTTCATTGAGTATCCTTCCACATCCGGACACATATTTGCTGCTGTCAAAAATGTACCAAAAACTAGATCAACTCGAACAAGCTTTGCAGTTAGTTTGTAGTGCTACGGATAAATGTTCATATGATATTGCATTAAGGACAGAAAAAGGACGACTCTATGAATTAATGGAAAAGACCGAGGAATCAGTGGAAGTCTATAGAATAATTGCCAAAATGAATCCGATCAATGTTGAGGCATTGGCGAGTATTGCagtcaattatttttatgacaaTAATCCGGAAATGGCATTGATGTATTATAG ACGAATTTTATCAATGGGAGCTCATAACGCAGAATTATATTGCAATATAGCTTTGTGTTGTTTGTATGGGGGTCAAATTGATTTGGTCCTGCCATGTTTCCAGAGAGCTTTGATGTTGGCTACAACGCCGGATCAACGTTCAGATATTTGGTATAACTTGAGTTTTGTTGGAATT ACCACTGGTGATTTCAATCTTGCTCGACGTTGTTTAAGACTTTGTCTGACATCAGATGCAACAAATGGAgctgctttaaataatttggcAGTTTTGTCAGCACATAGTGGAGACTTACCAAAAGCTAAGTCATATTTATCAGCTGCTAAGGAAGTACTCGGGGATTCGATGGAaatcaaaagtaatttaaattacatggaaaaacattataaactatga
- the LOC129951437 gene encoding uncharacterized protein LOC129951437, translated as MSCLCLGPKRAGKTHLLKALQDFKNVDFTTYSMPTVGTSIYTINFPKKPPPDIPPTAVIPKKKKDLKTCIDIIEVGGSMAPMWNRFFKNVAKIIYVVDTSNLCQISAASVLLYSILANPQLQKTKFLLVLTKMDYAYRQMRNEALLIMQMSKLQKEIKQSITIVEVSSISKEGFDQVYEWLEKS; from the exons atgtcctgctTGTGTTTGGGTCCAAAACGTGCTGGAAAAACACATCTACTTAAGGCTTTacaagatttcaaaaatgtcgaTTTTACAACTTATTCAATGCCAACCGTTGGCACAAGTATTTATACaatcaattttccaaaaaaaccaCCTCCTGATATACCTCCTACAGCTGtcattccaaaaaagaaaaaagacctAAAAACTTGTATTGATATAATCGAAGTTGGTGGATCGATGGCACCGATGTGgaatagatttttcaaaaatgttgcaaaaataatttatgttgttGATACATCGAATTTGTGTCAGATTTCGGCAGCAA GTGTTCTATTGTATTCTATCCTGGCTAATCCTCAATTGCAGAAAACTAAATTTCTCTTGGTTCTTACGAAAATGGATTATGCTTATCGTCAAATGCGTAATGAAGCTTTGCTAATAATGCAAATGTCAAAACTGCAAAAGGAAATCAAACAAAGTATAACTATTGTCGAAGTGAGTTCTATTTCAAAAGAAGGATTTGATCAAGTCTATGAATGGTTGGAAAAAAGCTAA